A window of Sutcliffiella cohnii contains these coding sequences:
- a CDS encoding TIGR03826 family flagellar region protein: MEQLTNCANCGQLHIKNSVRDVCETCYRQEEEAYTTVYKFIRQRVNRTATMQQVVDGTGVEEKLIIKFIKKGRIQVSQFPNLGYPCDRCGAYIKTGKLCDDCKKDINSQISALDREEERNRAEEKIKTYHAVKGAKGIWDK; this comes from the coding sequence ATGGAACAGCTTACGAATTGTGCAAACTGTGGTCAGCTTCATATTAAAAATTCTGTGCGTGATGTTTGTGAGACATGTTATAGGCAAGAAGAAGAAGCGTACACAACAGTATATAAATTCATTCGTCAACGAGTAAATCGGACAGCAACGATGCAACAAGTAGTAGATGGTACTGGTGTTGAGGAGAAGCTTATTATAAAATTTATAAAAAAAGGCCGAATTCAGGTTAGCCAATTTCCAAACTTAGGTTATCCGTGTGACCGTTGTGGGGCGTACATTAAAACAGGTAAACTTTGTGATGACTGTAAAAAAGATATTAATAGTCAAATCTCGGCTTTGGACCGTGAAGAAGAGAGAAACCGTGCTGAAGAAAAAATTAAAACGTACCATGCTGTAAAAGGTGCAAAAGGAATTTGGGATAAATAA
- a CDS encoding ComF family protein has protein sequence MSKCFICEGDNSAQFTWTTLFSNETDVTCADCEKKFELITGDTCPKCSRPQSDATVCDDCKKWEMDEQYKGTLHRNISVYAYNDFMKEVLAQYKFRGDVALVKVFQKKWTAAFQHHFPEKDLLLVPIPLGKDRLYERGFNQTLALTEMLPGQFADILTKNETVKQSKKSRHERLRTENSFEVKQPPPEKRIVLIDDIYTTGTTIRMAAKRLKEAGATEISSFTLVRS, from the coding sequence TTGAGTAAATGTTTTATTTGTGAAGGTGACAATTCCGCACAGTTTACTTGGACAACTCTTTTTTCCAACGAAACAGATGTCACTTGTGCCGACTGTGAAAAGAAGTTCGAGCTCATAACTGGCGACACTTGCCCGAAATGCTCCCGCCCACAAAGTGACGCTACTGTATGTGACGACTGTAAAAAATGGGAAATGGACGAACAGTATAAAGGAACACTTCACCGGAACATATCCGTATATGCTTACAACGATTTTATGAAAGAAGTGCTCGCGCAATATAAATTTCGTGGTGATGTGGCGTTAGTAAAAGTTTTCCAAAAAAAGTGGACAGCGGCATTCCAACACCACTTTCCCGAAAAAGACCTACTACTCGTACCAATCCCGTTAGGAAAAGACCGACTTTACGAACGAGGTTTCAACCAAACGCTTGCTTTAACAGAAATGCTACCAGGTCAATTCGCTGATATTTTAACGAAAAACGAAACAGTAAAGCAGTCGAAAAAATCCCGACACGAGCGCTTGCGAACGGAAAATAGTTTTGAAGTAAAACAACCTCCACCTGAAAAAAGAATCGTCCTCATTGACGACATATACACAACCGGTACGACGATTCGAATGGCTGCAAAACGGTTAAAAGAGGCAGGTGCAACGGAAATATCATCCTTCACCCTCGTTCGTAGTTAA
- a CDS encoding DEAD/DEAH box helicase — MRFASQNEYVIPETLLPEPLPTKKMNAFPSIKTPTRNLKFTFSKQLQQHLAGRRLLLDEIPFLIDEIQSHYENGYITYEPGISNQTCTRCGNSDPQLFASFQCARCEELCTYCRKCIMMGRVSECTPLVKWTGPPIIFHTQTNPLHWEGTLSPGQQAASDEVVQAIEQKKELLVWAVCGAGKTEVLFEGIEKAIQLGHRICLCTPRTDVVLELSPRIKQAFPTTEMATLYGGSEERMKNAQLTITTTHQLLRFHKAFDTIIIDEVDAFPYSIDASLQYAVQQAQKEQSATIYLSATPSTDMQRNVQLKKLHAVTIPARYHRHALPVPTFHWCGNWKKKLEKGRLPLQVTGWIKKHLQQGKQLFLFLPDIKKMEGIMTLLQSQFHEKIDSVHAEDPDRKEKVSQFRNGSTRLLLTTTILERGVTVPDVQVGVFGAEDPIFTESALVQIAGRAGRSAHAPNGDIRFFHYGKTTEMVRARQHILKMNNRAKEAGYIE, encoded by the coding sequence ATGAGATTTGCAAGTCAAAACGAATATGTTATACCAGAAACCTTATTACCTGAACCACTACCGACCAAAAAAATGAATGCTTTTCCTTCGATAAAAACTCCGACACGAAACCTTAAATTTACTTTTTCAAAACAACTGCAACAACATTTAGCAGGAAGACGTTTATTGCTAGACGAAATCCCGTTCCTAATCGACGAAATCCAATCTCACTATGAAAATGGCTATATAACGTATGAGCCGGGAATCTCTAACCAAACTTGTACCCGTTGTGGAAACAGTGATCCGCAGCTTTTTGCGAGCTTTCAATGTGCTCGTTGCGAAGAGCTTTGCACGTACTGCCGAAAGTGCATCATGATGGGAAGGGTGAGTGAATGTACACCGCTTGTCAAATGGACAGGCCCTCCGATTATTTTCCACACACAAACAAATCCGTTACATTGGGAAGGTACTTTATCGCCAGGGCAACAAGCTGCATCCGACGAAGTAGTTCAAGCGATAGAGCAAAAGAAAGAACTGCTAGTTTGGGCTGTTTGTGGTGCTGGAAAAACGGAAGTACTCTTTGAAGGAATCGAGAAAGCGATACAGCTTGGCCACCGAATTTGCCTTTGCACCCCAAGAACAGACGTCGTACTCGAACTTTCTCCACGGATTAAACAAGCATTCCCTACAACTGAAATGGCTACTCTTTACGGTGGAAGTGAGGAGCGGATGAAAAATGCCCAACTGACAATTACGACGACCCATCAGCTTCTCCGCTTCCATAAAGCATTCGATACAATCATCATTGATGAAGTGGATGCCTTTCCGTATTCCATCGATGCATCACTTCAATACGCTGTACAACAGGCGCAAAAAGAACAAAGTGCAACGATTTACCTTTCCGCCACGCCATCCACCGACATGCAGCGCAACGTACAGCTCAAAAAACTTCATGCTGTCACCATACCGGCCCGCTACCATCGCCATGCCCTACCAGTACCAACGTTCCATTGGTGTGGAAATTGGAAAAAGAAATTAGAAAAGGGGAGGCTACCTCTCCAAGTGACGGGTTGGATAAAAAAACATCTACAACAAGGAAAACAGCTATTTTTATTTCTCCCGGATATAAAAAAGATGGAGGGAATTATGACACTCCTACAATCTCAGTTCCATGAAAAAATAGATTCCGTTCACGCAGAAGACCCCGACCGCAAAGAAAAAGTATCCCAGTTTCGCAACGGTTCAACTCGTCTGCTCCTGACAACGACAATACTTGAAAGAGGAGTCACCGTCCCAGACGTGCAAGTCGGAGTGTTTGGTGCAGAAGATCCGATTTTTACCGAAAGTGCACTCGTTCAAATTGCTGGTCGTGCTGGTCGGAGTGCCCACGCTCCAAACGGAGATATTCGTTTTTTCCACTACGGCAAAACAACCGAAATGGTGCGGGCCCGCCAACATATTTTAAAAATGAACAATCGTGCGAAAGAGGCTGGTTATATTGAGTAA
- a CDS encoding DegV family protein → MKTAIVTDSTAYLPKELREQHNIHMIPLNVIFGEESYQEEVEITAGQFYEEIKNRPDLPSTSQPAIGKFVELFESLAKDYDAIVSIHLSSGISGTYQGAVAAADMVDSAVVHVFDTEISCMVQGFYAIEAAEMAKEGKGADAIMARLQDMKRTMRAYFMVDDLSNLQRGGRLSSAQAFVGSLLQVKPLLHFVDKKIVPFEKIRTRKKAVKRILDLFDDDAKLGAPMRAVIIHGNQESEAEELKAELSEKYPHVEFYVSYFGPVIGTHLGEGALGVGWYLK, encoded by the coding sequence ATGAAAACTGCGATTGTTACAGATAGTACTGCGTATTTACCGAAGGAACTTCGTGAGCAGCATAATATACATATGATTCCATTGAATGTCATCTTTGGAGAAGAATCTTATCAAGAAGAAGTGGAAATAACAGCAGGGCAATTTTATGAAGAAATAAAAAATCGCCCTGATTTGCCTTCAACATCTCAACCGGCGATTGGGAAGTTTGTAGAGCTTTTTGAATCACTAGCGAAAGATTATGATGCTATTGTTAGTATTCATCTCTCCAGTGGAATTAGTGGGACGTATCAAGGAGCGGTAGCGGCTGCGGACATGGTAGATAGTGCTGTTGTTCACGTGTTTGATACGGAAATTAGCTGTATGGTACAAGGCTTTTATGCAATTGAAGCGGCAGAAATGGCGAAAGAAGGTAAGGGTGCGGACGCGATTATGGCCCGTCTTCAAGATATGAAAAGAACGATGCGTGCATACTTTATGGTTGATGACCTATCCAATCTACAACGTGGTGGTCGTTTAAGTAGTGCTCAAGCGTTTGTCGGAAGTCTTTTACAGGTGAAGCCACTCCTTCATTTTGTTGATAAAAAGATCGTGCCGTTTGAAAAAATTCGCACACGCAAAAAAGCGGTAAAACGCATTTTAGATTTATTCGATGATGATGCAAAACTAGGTGCTCCGATGCGAGCAGTTATTATTCACGGTAATCAAGAAAGTGAAGCAGAAGAATTAAAAGCAGAGCTATCAGAAAAATACCCTCACGTTGAATTTTACGTAAGCTATTTTGGACCTGTAATCGGAACGCACTTAGGAGAAGGTGCCCTCGGTGTTGGCTGGTATTTAAAATAA
- a CDS encoding nuclease-related domain-containing protein, producing the protein MIFIKERTKPIYLLKLEAALRRVPDTHPNKQMILKEYLKHQSGFRGEKTVDYYLSLLPKEQTIILPNLRLQNNNNFHFQMDTLVLNPRFFLIIESKNTSGELVYDIETNELVRKKGTEMELFSDPVLQVERQKIQLIEFLRLLNIQPTPLLTLAVLTNSSVSLKMKSDYMKIPRNLIRAEALPSKLTEMNQSYKKEYINYQDLKKLGRILVKRDRPYNPNVLEKFDVKKEELISGIHCPRCFNFNLIKSRKGHWKCESCEFISKDAFKFSLNDYLLLVNSGINNCELRNFLKITAPRSALRLLSNYKKTGNTKGTTYHLTYYDG; encoded by the coding sequence GTGATTTTTATTAAAGAGAGAACAAAACCGATTTATCTTCTGAAGTTAGAAGCTGCATTGAGGCGAGTCCCAGATACGCATCCAAATAAACAAATGATATTAAAAGAGTATTTAAAACATCAATCAGGGTTCAGAGGCGAAAAAACTGTAGATTATTATTTATCACTTCTCCCAAAAGAGCAAACAATTATCCTTCCTAATCTCCGTCTACAAAACAACAATAACTTTCACTTTCAAATGGATACATTAGTACTTAATCCAAGATTTTTCTTAATTATTGAATCTAAAAATACCTCAGGGGAACTTGTTTATGATATAGAGACAAATGAGTTAGTTAGAAAGAAGGGGACAGAAATGGAATTGTTCTCTGATCCAGTACTACAAGTTGAAAGACAAAAAATACAATTAATTGAATTCCTACGTTTATTGAATATCCAACCAACGCCTCTTCTTACACTTGCCGTCTTAACAAACTCCTCCGTTTCGTTAAAAATGAAGTCAGATTATATGAAAATCCCTAGAAATTTAATTAGAGCTGAGGCATTACCAAGTAAACTAACAGAAATGAATCAATCATATAAAAAAGAGTATATCAATTATCAGGACCTAAAAAAGCTAGGTAGGATACTAGTAAAAAGAGATAGACCTTATAATCCAAATGTGTTAGAAAAATTTGATGTGAAAAAAGAGGAGTTAATAAGTGGGATACATTGTCCACGTTGTTTTAATTTTAATTTGATAAAAAGTAGAAAAGGGCATTGGAAGTGTGAATCTTGCGAGTTTATTAGTAAAGATGCTTTCAAATTTTCATTAAATGATTATTTGCTTTTGGTTAATAGTGGAATAAATAATTGTGAATTAAGAAACTTCCTAAAAATAACTGCTCCGAGGTCTGCGTTAAGGCTCCTCTCGAACTATAAAAAGACTGGGAATACAAAGGGAACAACCTACCACTTAACTTATTACGATGGCTAG
- a CDS encoding response regulator — MEKTKIVIIDDHQLFREGVKRILDFEPNFQVVAEGDDGNEAVSLINQYSPDVVIMDINMPDINGVEATKQLVEENPDTKVIMLSIHDDENYVTHALKSGACGYLLKDMDADALVDAVKVVAEGGSYLHPKVTHNLVKEYRRLANNDHVTVGHVNGVLQQLEIRRPLHLLTRRECEVLQLLADGKSNKSIGEALYISEKTVKNHVSNILQKMNVNDRTQAVVVAIKNGWVEVR; from the coding sequence ATGGAAAAAACAAAAATTGTAATTATAGACGATCATCAACTATTTCGTGAAGGTGTTAAACGTATTTTAGACTTCGAACCAAATTTTCAAGTAGTTGCAGAAGGTGACGACGGAAACGAAGCAGTAAGTTTAATTAATCAATATTCACCTGATGTGGTCATTATGGATATAAACATGCCAGATATAAATGGAGTAGAAGCGACAAAACAATTAGTGGAAGAGAACCCAGATACGAAGGTAATCATGCTTTCAATCCATGACGACGAAAACTATGTAACACATGCATTAAAATCAGGAGCATGTGGCTATTTACTAAAAGACATGGACGCAGATGCACTAGTAGATGCTGTGAAAGTAGTTGCTGAAGGTGGCTCATACCTACACCCGAAAGTAACGCACAACCTAGTAAAAGAGTACCGCCGTCTAGCAAACAACGACCACGTAACGGTTGGTCACGTAAATGGTGTATTACAACAATTAGAAATTCGCCGCCCGCTACATTTATTAACACGTCGCGAATGTGAAGTCCTTCAACTTCTAGCAGACGGAAAAAGTAACAAATCCATCGGAGAAGCTTTATACATAAGTGAAAAAACGGTGAAAAACCACGTAAGTAACATTTTACAAAAAATGAACGTAAACGACCGCACACAAGCCGTAGTAGTTGCCATCAAAAACGGCTGGGTCGAAGTACGATAA
- a CDS encoding sensor histidine kinase: MSRKVINSKQLDEILDKMIQTVQKSKSEVFEIGESSRKEFESLSEELKVIKVEVEQLIQQQDSLENLVRSARNRLSEVSKQFTKYSEEQIRQAYDQAHALQLKLHSLAQKEAVLRVRRDEIERRLIGIEETISKAEQLVSQISVVLNYMTNDLQQVGELIADAAEKREFGFKIMEAQEEERRKLSREIHDGPAQMLANVMMRSDLIERTYREKGKDAALVEIKDLKVMVRNALYEVRRIIYDLRPMALDDLGLIPTLKKYISTIEEYNKEKPSIQFVEIGTDTRLSNDLEVAIFRLVQESVQNAIKHSRARLIQVKLEITKKKVYILVKDDGVGFDTTVKKAESFGLLGMKERVDLIGGELTIQSQPKKGTIVLIQIPTD, encoded by the coding sequence ATGTCACGTAAAGTTATAAACTCAAAACAACTAGATGAAATACTTGATAAAATGATTCAAACGGTTCAGAAGAGTAAATCAGAAGTTTTTGAAATCGGTGAGTCTTCTCGGAAAGAATTTGAAAGCCTATCTGAAGAGTTAAAAGTAATTAAAGTAGAAGTGGAGCAATTAATCCAACAGCAAGATTCTTTAGAAAATCTCGTTCGGTCTGCAAGAAACCGACTATCAGAAGTGAGTAAGCAATTTACAAAATATAGTGAAGAACAAATAAGACAAGCCTATGATCAAGCTCATGCCCTTCAATTAAAGCTTCATTCATTAGCACAGAAAGAAGCTGTATTAAGGGTAAGACGAGATGAAATCGAAAGGCGCCTCATTGGAATTGAAGAAACGATATCAAAGGCCGAACAACTAGTAAGTCAAATTTCCGTTGTCCTAAATTACATGACTAACGATCTTCAACAAGTAGGCGAACTGATTGCTGATGCTGCGGAAAAAAGAGAATTTGGCTTTAAAATTATGGAGGCTCAAGAAGAGGAGAGAAGGAAGCTTTCTCGTGAAATTCATGATGGCCCAGCCCAAATGCTTGCAAATGTCATGATGCGCTCCGATCTTATTGAACGAACTTATCGGGAAAAAGGCAAGGATGCTGCATTAGTAGAAATCAAAGATTTAAAAGTAATGGTACGAAATGCATTATACGAAGTGCGCAGAATTATATATGATTTGCGCCCGATGGCGTTAGACGATCTCGGATTAATCCCTACCTTAAAAAAATATATTTCGACAATCGAAGAGTACAATAAAGAAAAACCGAGTATCCAGTTTGTAGAGATTGGAACAGACACTAGACTATCTAATGACTTAGAAGTAGCTATATTCCGACTAGTTCAAGAGTCCGTACAAAATGCAATTAAACATTCACGGGCTCGACTTATTCAAGTGAAATTGGAAATTACGAAAAAGAAAGTGTACATCCTAGTGAAAGATGATGGAGTCGGCTTTGATACGACTGTAAAAAAAGCAGAATCATTTGGTTTATTAGGAATGAAGGAACGGGTAGATTTAATAGGTGGGGAGTTAACGATTCAGTCTCAACCTAAAAAAGGGACAATCGTATTAATACAAATACCGACAGATTGA